One window of the Megalops cyprinoides isolate fMegCyp1 chromosome 2, fMegCyp1.pri, whole genome shotgun sequence genome contains the following:
- the LOC118770716 gene encoding tripartite motif-containing protein 16-like: MAQAEDLLDQDHFSCPVCLDVLKDPVTIHCGHSYCMGCIKGCWDQDDHTGMYSCPQCRQTFTPRPVLGRNTILAAMVEKLKKMGLQAALPAHCYAGPGDPHNESPAFKKHKLVQATRELQEKICSHHDKLLEVYCRTDQQCICLLCVMDEHRSHDTVSAVAERTEKQKQLGEMQKKIQQRIQEREKELEDLRQAAESLTGSAQAAVEDSERIFTEMIRSIERRHSEVKELIRNQEKAAVSQAERLLEKLEQEIAELRGRDAELEQLSHTEDHIHFLQSSQSLCASHGPADLPSITVNPNNSFLDVRKSVSELKERLEDFCKGELIKMSELVKEVHIVEPKTREEFLHYSCLLTMDPNTAYRELCLSEGNRVVKRVKKTLSCLDHQERFNYWTQVLCREGLSGCCYWEAEWSGERGVEIAASYKDIKRKTKDEDSSFGHNDKSWSLSCSPSSYSFWHNGEKTKIPVPPSSRIGVYLDHRAGTLSFYSVSDTMTVLHRVQTTFSKPLYPGFYVGRECSVKLCCLGE; this comes from the exons ATGGCTCAAGCTGAGGATCTTCTGGACCAGGATCATTTCAGCTGTCCAGTCTGTCTGGATGTACTGAAGGATCCAGTTACTATTCACTGTGGACACAGTTACTGCATGGGCTGTattaagggctgctgggatcaggatgaTCATACTGGTATGTACAGTTGTCCCCAGTGCAGACAGACCTTTACCCCAAGGCCTGTTCTGGGCAGAAACACCATACTGGCTGCTATGGTGGAAAAATTAAAGAAGATGGGACTCCAAGCTGCTCTTCCTGCTCACTGTTACGCTGGACCTGGAGAT CCTCACAATGAATCTCCTGCATTTAAGAAGCACAAACTGGTCCAAGCCACTAGAGAGCTACAGGAGAAGATCTGCTCTCATCATGACAAACTGCTGGAGGTTTACTGTCGTACTGATCAGCAGTGTATCTGTCTACTGTGTGTGATGGATGAACACAGAAGCCATGATACAGTCTCAGCTGTAGCAGAGagaactgaaaaacag AAACAGCTGGGAGAGATGCAGAAGAAAATCCAGCAGAGAAtccaggaaagagagaaggagctggaggattTGAGACAGGCTGCGGAGTCACTCACG ggctctgcacaggcagcagtggaggacagtgagaggatctttactgagATGATCCGCTCCATTGAGAGAAGGCACTCTGAGGTGAAAGAACTGATCAGAAATcaggagaaggctgcagtgagtcAAGCTGAAAGACTCCTGGAGaaactggagcaggagattgctgagctgagggggagagatgctgagctggagcagctttcacacacagaggatcacatccACTTCCTCCAG agctctcagtctctctgtgcGTCTCATGGACCTGCAGACTTACCCAGCATCACTGTCAATCCAAACAACTCTTTTCTTGATGTGAGGAAATCTGTCTCTGAGCTGAAAGAGCGATTGGAGGACTTCTGTAAGGGggaattaataaaaatgtctgaattag TGAAAGAGGTCCATATTGTAGAACCCAAGACTAGAGAGGAGTTCTTACACT ATTCCTGCCTACTCACAATGGACCCCAACACTGCATACAGAGAGCTCTGTTTATCTGAGGGGAACAGAGTGGTGAAACGTGTGAAAAAGACCCTGTCATGTCTTGATCACCAGGAGAGATTTAACTATTGGACCCAAGTGCTGTGTAGAGAGGGTTTGTCTGGatgctgttactgggaggctgagtggagtggggagagaggagtTGAAATAGCTGCCTCCTATAAAGacataaagaggaaaacaaaggatGAAGACTCATCCTTTGGACATAATGACAAGTCCTGGAGTTTGAGCTGTTCACCTTCCAGTTACTCCTTCTGGCACAATGGTGAGAAAACCAAAatccctgtccctccctcctccagaaTAGGAGTGTACCTGGATCACAGGGCAggaactctgtccttctacagcgtctctgacacaatgaccgtcctccacagagtccagaCCACATTCTCTAagcccctctatcctgggttcTATGTCGGGCGTGAATGCAGTGTAAAACTGTGTTGTCTGGGTGAATAG